The segment TGTTCTGGTAGCCGGTGCAGCGGCAGAGGTTGCCGGCGATCATCTCCCGGGCCTCGTCCTCGGTCGGGTCGGGCGTCTCGCGCAGGCCGGCCGTGATGGTGGTGAGGAAGCCCGGCGTGCAGAAGCCGCACTGCAGGCCGTGGCAGTCGGAGAACGCCTGCTGCACCGGGCTCAACCGACCCTGGGCGGTCCCGTCGTCCTCGGTCAGTCCCTCGACCGTGGTGATCTCGGCGTCGACGGCGGAGACGGCGAGCATCAGGCACGAGCGCATCGGAGTGCCGTCGACCAGCACCGTGCAGGCGCCGCACACGCCGTGCTCGCATCCGACGTGCGTGCCGGTCAGCCCGCAGTCGTGGCGCAGCGCGTCGGACAGCAGCCGCCGGGCCGGCACCTGCACCTCGTGGACTGATCCGTTGACGTGCAGGCGTACGTCGTGGAGCTGTTCGGTGGTCACGGGTGGATCGCCTCTCCTGCCCGCGAGCGGGCGTGGTCGGTCGCGGCCGCCAGGACGCGCGGCGCCAGCACCTTCACGAGGTGGGTCCGGTAGGCGGCGGTGGCATGGATGTCCTCGGCGGGGTCGAGCTCGGCCAGGGCCGTGGCGGCGGGGTCGCCCGCCGGGTCCTGGACCGCGTCGGTGACGTCGACGACGACGGGGACGTCGCTCACCGACACGAAGCCCACCCGGGCGCGGGTGACGGCCTCGCCGTCCGTCTCGACGTGCGCGGCGACGCCGACGAGGGCGTAGTCGCCGTGGCGCCGGGCGATCTCCTGGAAGGCGACGCCGGCACCGGGCGCGAGGGCCGGGAAGAACGCCTCGACCGCGATCTCGTCGTGGGCGAGGGTCGACTCGAGCGGGCCGGCGAACAGCTCCGCTGCCGGGATCGTACGACGACCGCGCACCGACGCGACGTCCACCGATCCCTCCAGCAGCCGCAGCACCATGGGCACCTCGGCCGCGGCGTCGGCGTGCACGATCGAGCCGACGGTGGTGCCGCGGTTGCGGATCGTCGGGTGGGCGACGTGGCGCAGCGCCATGGCCAGCAGCGGCTGGGCCTGCTCGGCCTCGGCCGAGCCGAGCACCTCGGCGTGCCGGGCCAGGGCCCCCACCCTGACCCCGTCCTCGGCCACGCGGACGTGGCCGAGGTCGGGCAGGGCGTTGATGTCGATGAGCATCGACGGAGCGGCCAGCCGCATGTTGAGCAGCGGGACGAGCGACTGACCGCCGGCCAGCACCTTCGCCCCCTGCTCCCCCGCGAGCGCCGCGAGGGCTTCCTCGAGGGTGGCGGGTCGCAGGTAGGCGAAGGGTGCGGGCTTCATCGCTTGTGCGTGCCTCCGGAGGCCGCGTCGTCGACGCCCTCGTCGTAGTCGGGGTGGCTGAGGTTGCGGGTGACGGCGCCGGAGCTGTCGCTGCCGCGGCCCTTGACCATGTGGAAGAAGACGATGACCAGGATCGTGCCGAGGGCGATGCCGCCGAGCTCGAAGTCGTCGCCGAAGGTGAGCGTCACGCCGCCGATGCCGGCGATGATGCCCGCGGCGAGGCCGACCATGTTGACGGGGTTGCCGAAGTCGATCCTGTTCTCGACCCAGATCTTCGCCCCCACCAGTCCGATCATCCCGTACAGGACAACCGTGATGCCGCCCAGGACGCCGCCGGGCGTCGCGTTGACGACCGCGCCGAACTTCGGGCACAGGCCGAGCAGGATGGCGACGAGCGCGGCGACGTAGTAGGCGGCCGAGGAGTAGACCCGGGTCGCGCCCATGACGCCGATGTTCTCGGCGTACGTCGTGGTCGGGGAGCCACCGAACGCGCTGGAGAGGGCGGTCGCGATGCCGTCGGCACCGATCGCACGGCCCATGTAGGGGTCGAGGTCCTCGCCGGTCATCTCGGCGACGGCCTTGACATGGCCGGTGTTCTCCGCGACGAGCGCGATGACGCCGGGCAGGACGAGCAGGATCGCGGTGAGCGAGAACGACGGACCGTGGACGACCGAGACGCCGTCGGCGAGGGTGCCGCTCGGCAGGCCGATCCAGTTGGCGGCCTCGACCGCCGCCCACGAGACGCGGTCGTGCTCGGTCGCCTCGGTGGCGCCGCCGAGGACGGAGGTGATGGGACCGAGGACGAGGTCGGCGAGCCAGGACAGCAGGTAGCCGAAGATCAGGGCGAGGAGGACCGCGATGCGCGACCAGAAGCCGGGGAGCACCACGGCCGCGAAGACCATGAAGGCCGCCGTCAGCAGGGCGATCCACTGGTCCTGGGGCCAGTAGATCCCGGCGACGACGGGAGCGAGGTTGAAGCCGATCAGCATGACGACCGCACCGGTGACCGCCGGCGGCAGGATCCGGTGGATCAGCTGGGCGCCGGCGAAGTGCACGAGCACACCGACGGCGGCGAGGACGAGGCCGCCGACCAGGATCGCGCCGGTGACGTACGACGAGTCGTTGCCCTCGTCGAGCGCGCGGATCGCCGCGACCGAGGCCACGAACGACGCGCTGGTGCCGAGGTAGCTGGGCACCCGGTTCTGCACGATCAGCAGGAACAGGATGGTGCAGATGCCCGAGAACATGATGGCGAGGTTGGCGTCGAGCCCCATGACCAGGGGGAAGACGAAGGTGGCGCCGAACATGGCGACCACGTGCTGGGCACCGAGACCGATCGTCTTGCCCCACGGCAGGCGCTGCATCGGCAGCACGGCTTGCCCCGGTGCGGGATCGACTACTTCCCACTTGAACATCGACATGTGCAGGCCTCCAGATTCGACGGGGTGGTTACCCGAGAAGCCACAAACTAGTGCGGTCCATCTCACACCCTCACTGGCGACATCTGCCGAAGGAACGCCGGAGTCGCTGACAAGTTCTCGGGCGGGTCGGCCGGCTGTCTACCCTTCGTGCATGGGCCTGCCTCTCACCGTCGACGCCTGGCCGGCCGGATCGGTCCGCACCGAGCGGCTGCTCCTGCGCGCGCCCGAGGTCCGCGACCGCCAGGAGTTCCTCGACCTCGGCTCGGACCCCGTCGTCAACCTCCACCTCGGCGGTGGCCAGGACCGCGCGACGCTCGAGGCCACCCTCCCCGCGGTGCCGGCGGCCCGGCCCGCGCAGTACGTGATGGAGCGCGACGGCCGGTTCCTCGGCTGGATCGGGCTCAGCCGGCGCGAGTCGGACCGCCCGGGCGGGTCGTCCGTCGACGGTCTTGGTCCCGAAGGCGTCCTGGAGCTCAGCTACGTCCTCCCGGTGCACGCGTGGGGGCACGGGTACGCCACCGAGGCGTGCGCGGCGCTCCTCCAGACGTCCGACGAGCGTCTCGGCGAGCCCGTCGTGCTGTGCACCCAGGTCGGCAACACGAGGTCGCGGGTGCTGGCGGACCGGCTCGGGTTCACCGAGCTCGCGCGGTTCGAGGAGTTCTGCGCCGAGCAGTGGTTCGGCGTACGCCGATGACGTCGCTGCGCCGCGCCACGCGGTCAGACGCCACGACGATGCATGCCATCGCGCAGGCGGCGTACGCCGGCTACGTGCCGCGGATGGGCCGTCGCCCCTACCCGATGGACATGGACTACGACGCTGCCGTCGCTGAGGCGGAGTCGTGGGTGGCCCTCGACGACTCGTCCGTCGTCGGCTTCCTGGTGCTGGTCGACGAGGCCGACGCCATGCTGCTCGAGAACGTCGGCGTCCTCCCCTCGCACCACGGGCGAGGCGTCGGGCGCGCCCTGCTCGAGCTCGCCGAGTCGCGTGCCGTCGAGTCGGGCCACTCCCGGATCCGGCTCTTCACCCACGTGACGATGGTCGAGAACCAGGCACTCTACGAGCGCATCGGATACGTCGAGACGCACCGGGGGGGCGACGAGGG is part of the Nocardioides cavernae genome and harbors:
- a CDS encoding GNAT family N-acetyltransferase, with product MGLPLTVDAWPAGSVRTERLLLRAPEVRDRQEFLDLGSDPVVNLHLGGGQDRATLEATLPAVPAARPAQYVMERDGRFLGWIGLSRRESDRPGGSSVDGLGPEGVLELSYVLPVHAWGHGYATEACAALLQTSDERLGEPVVLCTQVGNTRSRVLADRLGFTELARFEEFCAEQWFGVRR
- a CDS encoding (2Fe-2S)-binding protein; its protein translation is MTTEQLHDVRLHVNGSVHEVQVPARRLLSDALRHDCGLTGTHVGCEHGVCGACTVLVDGTPMRSCLMLAVSAVDAEITTVEGLTEDDGTAQGRLSPVQQAFSDCHGLQCGFCTPGFLTTITAGLRETPDPTEDEAREMIAGNLCRCTGYQNIVKSVLRASEIVAERERGEA
- a CDS encoding FAD binding domain-containing protein, which translates into the protein MKPAPFAYLRPATLEEALAALAGEQGAKVLAGGQSLVPLLNMRLAAPSMLIDINALPDLGHVRVAEDGVRVGALARHAEVLGSAEAEQAQPLLAMALRHVAHPTIRNRGTTVGSIVHADAAAEVPMVLRLLEGSVDVASVRGRRTIPAAELFAGPLESTLAHDEIAVEAFFPALAPGAGVAFQEIARRHGDYALVGVAAHVETDGEAVTRARVGFVSVSDVPVVVDVTDAVQDPAGDPAATALAELDPAEDIHATAAYRTHLVKVLAPRVLAAATDHARSRAGEAIHP
- a CDS encoding uracil-xanthine permease family protein, with the protein product MSMFKWEVVDPAPGQAVLPMQRLPWGKTIGLGAQHVVAMFGATFVFPLVMGLDANLAIMFSGICTILFLLIVQNRVPSYLGTSASFVASVAAIRALDEGNDSSYVTGAILVGGLVLAAVGVLVHFAGAQLIHRILPPAVTGAVVMLIGFNLAPVVAGIYWPQDQWIALLTAAFMVFAAVVLPGFWSRIAVLLALIFGYLLSWLADLVLGPITSVLGGATEATEHDRVSWAAVEAANWIGLPSGTLADGVSVVHGPSFSLTAILLVLPGVIALVAENTGHVKAVAEMTGEDLDPYMGRAIGADGIATALSSAFGGSPTTTYAENIGVMGATRVYSSAAYYVAALVAILLGLCPKFGAVVNATPGGVLGGITVVLYGMIGLVGAKIWVENRIDFGNPVNMVGLAAGIIAGIGGVTLTFGDDFELGGIALGTILVIVFFHMVKGRGSDSSGAVTRNLSHPDYDEGVDDAASGGTHKR
- a CDS encoding GNAT family N-acetyltransferase, translating into MTSLRRATRSDATTMHAIAQAAYAGYVPRMGRRPYPMDMDYDAAVAEAESWVALDDSSVVGFLVLVDEADAMLLENVGVLPSHHGRGVGRALLELAESRAVESGHSRIRLFTHVTMVENQALYERIGYVETHRGGDEGFVRVFYEKVL